One bacterium HR11 DNA segment encodes these proteins:
- the hao1 gene encoding Hydroxylamine oxidoreductase: protein MRGKRWLWALVGTAVIGIVLYAVGQRQATVPVRPPQPTPGLAVRVTPADKCATCHHRTTPTIVEQWSRSMHAVQNVRCSDCHEVRADYPTAREHFGTFVSPVVTPATCAKCHVIEARQYWRSRHSLPAWTALVGYEALPEPLKAQFDEIEEVRRAPEGGELPTGFVGAVRNALYDIEGPAVTKLACEGCHQIGRPNPDGSAGNCNMCHLRHEFSLEQVRKPETCNRCHIGPDHPQWEIYEESSHGILYHTRGHEWNWSQRPGRLTVQDFPAPTCQVCHMSGLGPQPTTHDVGDRLSYFLFAEMSTHRPNWRENRERMMQVCMQCHSRPFVEEEYRKADAVTEAVNAWVQEAKTTLEGLARDGLLSTKPFSHPIQFVAFDLWHYYGRTAKFGAYMQGPDYVQWHGVYPLLNKLAELKHMAAEMRRAGRPDGQSREASDGL, encoded by the coding sequence ATGCGGGGAAAACGGTGGCTGTGGGCTCTTGTCGGCACGGCCGTGATCGGGATCGTCTTGTATGCCGTCGGCCAGCGTCAGGCGACCGTCCCGGTCCGACCGCCCCAACCGACGCCGGGTCTGGCCGTCCGCGTGACGCCGGCCGACAAGTGCGCGACCTGTCATCACCGGACGACGCCGACCATCGTCGAGCAGTGGAGCCGGAGCATGCACGCCGTCCAGAACGTCCGCTGTAGCGACTGCCACGAGGTCCGGGCCGACTATCCGACGGCCAGGGAGCACTTCGGGACCTTCGTATCGCCCGTCGTCACGCCGGCGACCTGCGCCAAGTGTCATGTCATCGAGGCCCGCCAATACTGGCGTTCTCGCCACAGCCTGCCGGCCTGGACGGCCCTCGTCGGCTATGAGGCTTTACCCGAGCCGCTGAAGGCCCAGTTCGACGAAATCGAGGAAGTCCGCCGGGCTCCAGAGGGCGGCGAGCTCCCGACGGGCTTTGTCGGCGCCGTCCGGAACGCCCTCTACGACATCGAGGGACCGGCCGTCACCAAGCTGGCCTGTGAAGGATGCCATCAGATCGGCAGGCCGAATCCCGACGGCAGTGCGGGCAACTGCAACATGTGCCACCTGCGGCACGAGTTCAGCCTCGAACAGGTCCGCAAGCCGGAGACCTGCAACCGCTGTCACATCGGGCCGGACCATCCGCAGTGGGAAATTTACGAGGAATCGTCCCACGGGATTCTCTACCATACCCGGGGCCACGAGTGGAACTGGAGCCAGCGACCGGGCCGGCTGACCGTCCAGGACTTTCCGGCCCCGACCTGTCAGGTCTGCCACATGAGCGGCCTGGGGCCCCAGCCGACGACTCACGACGTCGGCGACCGCCTGTCTTACTTTCTATTTGCCGAGATGAGCACGCATCGGCCGAACTGGCGGGAGAACCGGGAGCGGATGATGCAGGTCTGCATGCAGTGTCACAGTCGGCCCTTCGTCGAGGAGGAGTACCGGAAGGCCGACGCCGTCACCGAGGCCGTCAACGCCTGGGTCCAGGAGGCCAAGACGACCCTGGAGGGCCTGGCCCGGGACGGCCTCCTCTCGACGAAGCCCTTCAGCCATCCCATCCAGTTTGTCGCCTTCGACCTCTGGCACTACTACGGGCGGACGGCCAAGTTCGGAGCCTACATGCAGGGTCCCGATTACGTGCAGTGGCACGGCGTCTATCCGCTCCTGAACAAGCTGGCGGAACTGAAGCACATGGCCGCCGAGATGCGGCGCGCGGGCCGCCCGGACGGCCAGTCACGGGAGGCTTCCGATGGCCTATGA